One part of the Oligoflexus sp. genome encodes these proteins:
- a CDS encoding FAD-dependent oxidoreductase: protein MSKVASHSPASLWKNGEWPNFADQVPHKSSDVIIVGAGIAGLTSAYLMAMEGLRVTVLEASQPGEGETGNTSAHLSSALDDRFTELEELFGEEGSFLAAESHRWAIDIIESICLRENIDCGFERVDGYLFSTEEAENEELRKEFEAAKRAGFQDLEMLPAPPLRSQKQGAAIRFPNQAQFHPLKYLKGLSAAVQKYGGNILLNHEVIDIHGHAAPYTLTTRQGTTHTAAHVVVATNSPFNNRFVMHTKQAAYRTYILTFAIEAGSVNKALYWDMKDPYHYVRLYQPNEHQTLLIVGGEDHKTGQSEDPDQSFEKLETWTRKHFPEAGDIVTRWSGQVLEPVDCLAFIGRNPGDEQLYIVTGDSGHGLTHGTIAGMLLNDLVHKRNNPWEKLYDPGRKAKSFSSLKEFLKENINVALQYRDYFSPADLSRPGEVPIGEGAIVRHGLQKLAVYRDHDNELHTLSAVCPHLGGIVRWNKVEKTWDCPCHGSRFSCKGEVINGPAISNLNKAELH from the coding sequence ATGTCAAAAGTCGCGTCTCACTCGCCGGCCAGCCTTTGGAAAAATGGTGAATGGCCGAATTTCGCGGATCAGGTTCCGCATAAGTCAAGCGATGTCATCATAGTCGGGGCTGGCATTGCCGGTCTGACCTCGGCATATCTCATGGCCATGGAAGGCCTGCGTGTCACTGTCCTTGAAGCGTCCCAGCCGGGCGAAGGTGAAACCGGCAATACGTCCGCGCATCTGTCCAGCGCCCTTGATGATCGTTTCACGGAACTGGAGGAACTCTTCGGCGAAGAGGGCTCGTTCCTGGCGGCTGAAAGTCATCGCTGGGCCATTGATATCATTGAGTCCATCTGTCTGCGGGAAAACATCGACTGCGGTTTTGAACGGGTCGATGGTTATCTCTTCAGCACCGAGGAAGCTGAGAACGAGGAACTGCGCAAGGAATTCGAAGCGGCGAAGCGGGCTGGTTTTCAGGATCTGGAGATGCTGCCGGCCCCACCCCTGCGCTCACAAAAACAGGGTGCGGCCATTCGTTTTCCCAACCAGGCCCAGTTTCATCCTTTGAAATATTTAAAAGGCCTCAGTGCAGCTGTGCAGAAATACGGAGGGAATATTCTTCTGAACCATGAAGTCATCGACATTCATGGTCATGCCGCCCCCTACACGCTGACGACGCGTCAGGGAACGACCCACACGGCCGCGCATGTGGTGGTGGCCACCAACAGTCCCTTCAATAACCGCTTTGTCATGCATACGAAACAGGCGGCCTATCGCACCTATATCCTGACCTTCGCTATCGAAGCCGGAAGCGTAAACAAGGCGCTCTACTGGGACATGAAGGATCCTTATCATTACGTGCGCCTCTATCAGCCGAATGAACATCAGACGCTCCTGATCGTAGGCGGCGAGGATCATAAAACCGGCCAGAGCGAAGATCCGGATCAGTCTTTTGAAAAACTCGAAACCTGGACCAGAAAGCACTTCCCTGAAGCCGGCGACATCGTGACCCGCTGGTCGGGCCAGGTGCTTGAACCTGTGGACTGCCTTGCTTTCATCGGGCGGAATCCGGGTGATGAGCAGCTCTATATCGTAACCGGCGATTCAGGCCATGGACTCACGCATGGAACGATCGCCGGCATGCTTTTAAACGACCTTGTGCATAAGCGCAATAATCCCTGGGAAAAGCTCTATGATCCCGGACGCAAGGCGAAATCCTTCAGCTCCCTCAAAGAGTTCCTGAAGGAAAACATCAACGTCGCCCTGCAGTATCGTGATTATTTCTCGCCCGCTGACCTTTCGCGTCCAGGCGAAGTGCCGATAGGAGAAGGCGCCATCGTTCGGCATGGTCTGCAAAAACTGGCGGTCTATCGCGATCATGACAATGAGCTGCATACACTGTCCGCAGTGTGCCCCCATTTGGGCGGCATCGTGCGCTGGAACAAGGTCGAGAAAACCTGGGACTGTCCCTGCCACGGATCCCGCTTCAGCTGCAAAGGTGAAGTGATCAACGGCCCGGCCATCAGCAACCTGAACAAGGCCGAGCTGCATTGA
- a CDS encoding NAD(P)/FAD-dependent oxidoreductase codes for MRTQNFFDVIIVGGGPAGLSAALLLGRACRRVLLCDAHQTRNWDSKKLHGFLALDGLNLRDLVSRGREQLAALGTVTFWDDEIVDGRRWQNEFEIVTRGGRNASSRKLLLATGVMDELPPLAGADACLGKSVFQSPYCDGWETREKPLAIFGRGARAFTMARALYTWSRDLVICTDGPSGLLMKQRKQLENRDIAVHEELIECLEHDDGRLKAIRFRNGQRLPRSYLYFNTPCYQKSSLTESLGCEFTEGGAVKTAHYEATNIPGLYVAGTMMKDVQLAIMAAAEGTRAALGIQKALAKEGFMLQDMEKEDRLQPELHVENPG; via the coding sequence ATGCGAACACAAAATTTTTTTGACGTTATCATAGTCGGCGGCGGCCCGGCCGGACTCAGTGCCGCTCTTCTTCTGGGACGCGCCTGCCGCAGAGTCCTGCTCTGTGATGCGCATCAAACCCGCAACTGGGACTCGAAAAAATTGCACGGTTTTTTGGCTCTGGATGGACTCAACCTGCGCGATCTTGTCAGCCGCGGGCGGGAACAGCTGGCTGCCCTCGGCACGGTGACCTTCTGGGATGATGAGATCGTGGATGGACGCCGTTGGCAGAATGAATTTGAAATCGTCACCAGGGGCGGGCGCAACGCCAGCAGCAGGAAGCTTCTTTTGGCAACCGGCGTCATGGATGAGCTGCCGCCTCTTGCAGGGGCTGACGCATGCTTAGGCAAAAGTGTCTTCCAAAGCCCTTACTGCGACGGCTGGGAAACGCGGGAAAAACCGCTGGCCATCTTTGGTCGCGGCGCACGGGCTTTTACGATGGCGCGGGCTCTTTATACCTGGAGCCGCGATCTGGTGATCTGCACGGATGGTCCTTCCGGGCTTCTTATGAAGCAAAGAAAGCAGCTCGAAAACCGGGACATTGCCGTGCATGAGGAGCTGATCGAATGTCTTGAGCATGATGACGGTCGACTCAAAGCCATTCGTTTTCGCAATGGACAGCGCCTTCCGCGTTCCTATCTTTACTTCAATACGCCCTGCTATCAAAAATCGTCTTTGACGGAAAGCCTCGGTTGTGAATTCACCGAGGGTGGCGCTGTGAAAACCGCGCACTATGAAGCGACGAATATACCGGGGCTCTATGTGGCTGGGACCATGATGAAGGATGTCCAGCTCGCGATCATGGCCGCAGCGGAAGGCACAAGGGCCGCGCTGGGCATTCAGAAGGCGCTGGCGAAAGAGGGCTTCATGCTGCAGGACATGGAAAAAGAGGATCGGCTGCAGCCCGAGCTTCATGTGGAAAACCCGGGCTGA
- a CDS encoding glutathione S-transferase family protein, with protein MIQIYGPAGSSAGRCFWALEEIGAPYEAVPVNMGAKEHKKPEFLRMNPNGKVPVLKDGDVVLWESMAINFYLAEKYKPALLGADLHEKADILKWSFWGLAEYQKPIIDAFIQKVFVPEAHRDHAIIARSLEKIAPLNQLLDQHLSGRTYMVGTSFSLADINVASVAKLCPMIGASLSSFPAIQSWVNRLMERPAALKVAELERK; from the coding sequence ATGATTCAGATTTACGGACCCGCAGGATCAAGTGCAGGACGTTGCTTTTGGGCCCTGGAAGAAATCGGAGCGCCTTATGAGGCCGTGCCGGTGAATATGGGAGCGAAGGAGCACAAAAAACCGGAATTTCTGCGCATGAATCCCAACGGCAAGGTTCCGGTTTTGAAGGACGGCGATGTCGTTCTTTGGGAATCCATGGCCATCAATTTCTATCTCGCTGAAAAATACAAACCTGCGCTCCTGGGTGCCGACCTTCATGAAAAGGCCGATATCCTGAAGTGGAGCTTCTGGGGCCTTGCGGAATATCAGAAGCCGATCATCGACGCCTTTATTCAGAAAGTTTTCGTGCCCGAAGCTCACCGCGATCATGCGATCATTGCCCGGAGCCTGGAAAAAATCGCACCCTTGAATCAGCTTCTGGATCAGCACCTGAGCGGCCGCACCTACATGGTGGGGACAAGCTTCTCGCTGGCTGACATCAACGTCGCCTCGGTGGCCAAACTGTGCCCTATGATCGGGGCGAGCCTCAGCTCATTCCCGGCCATTCAAAGTTGGGTCAATCGTCTTATGGAACGTCCTGCGGCTCTCAAAGTCGCCGAACTCGAAAGAAAATAA